A section of the Primulina eburnea isolate SZY01 chromosome 1, ASM2296580v1, whole genome shotgun sequence genome encodes:
- the LOC140829503 gene encoding uncharacterized protein, with protein MNSNSLTPSMYCFDNLIQELELYNPPLLNAKFTWSNFRTNPICCRLDRFFVTGGWMDIFPSVRHTVLRRITSDHNTILLDTARLRWGPTPFRFENAWLLHHKLKEEVKAWWNTGTIQGWEGFKFMSKLKEIKSKVKKWNFEVFGDVNVRISELQNKISQLDAREEGGNSYPNLQEHRREAKCDLETLNIRKFQMESQKAKVKWLQEGDQNTKFFHTLLIGRRNRAIIEKIELEDGSVVSEEKAIENTIVGFYKHLYRASEGDGTGIEGLEWSPLDSVDAEHLEVNFSEDKSKKQFLNAMETKHRARMVSRWPSIRKIGIQLNRIFSKYSLNFLREELSMHLRMKYISALFQSYKRQ; from the coding sequence ATGAACAGCAATTCTCTTACCCCTAGTATGTATTGTTTTGACAATCTTATACAGGAATTGGAATTGTACAACCCTCCTCTATTGAATGCTAAGTTTACTTGGTCCAACTTCAGGACCAATCCAATCTGTTGCAGACTTGATAGGTTTTTCGTAACAGGGGGGTGGATGGATATATTCCCTTCAGTCAGACATACGGTGCTACGAAGAATCACATCTGACCACAACACTATTTTGTTAGACACAGCGAGACTGAGATGGGGCCCTACACCGTTCAGGTTCGAGAATGCTTGGTTGTTGCACCACAAACTCAAAGAGGAAGTCAAAGCATGGTGGAATACAGGTACCATACAGGGGTGGGAGGGTTTCAAGTTCATGAGCAAACTCAAAGAAATAAAATCAAAAGTCAAAAAATGGAACTTTGAGGTATTCGGTGATGTCAATGTAAGAATTTCGGAGTTGCAAAACAAAATTTCACAATTGGATGCGAGAGAGGAGGGGGGAAATTCGTATCCCAACTTACAGGAGCACCGAAGAGAGGCAAAATGTGATCTGGAAACTTTAAACATCCGAAAATTTCAAATGGAGAGTCAAAAAGCTAAAGTCAAATGGCTCCAAGAAGGGGACCAAAACACTAAGTTTTTCCACACATTGTTGATTGGCCGAAGGAATAGAGCAATTATCGAAAAGATAGAGTTGGAGGATGGGTCGGTGGTTTCAGAAGAAAAAGCAATTGAGAACACCATTGTTGGTTTTTACAAACATCTGTATAGGGCATCGGAAGGAGACGGGACGGGTATTGAGGGGTTGGAGTGGAGTCCATTAGATTCGGTCGATGCAGAACATTTGGAGGTTAACTTTTCAGAGGATAAATCAAAGAAGCAGTTTTTGAATGCGATGGAAACAAAGCACCGAGCCCGGATGGTTTCACGTTGGCCTTCTATCAGAAAAATTGGGATACAGTTAAATCGGATCTTTTCAAAGTATTCGCTGAATTTTTTGAGGGAGGAATTGTCAATGCATCTACGAATGAAATATATATCTGCCTTATTCCAAAGTTACAAGAGGCAATGA